Proteins encoded together in one bacterium window:
- the rplV gene encoding 50S ribosomal protein L22, producing the protein MEAKAKAKYMRISPRKARQVTTLIQGKPVEQATNMLKFTTKKACRIVQKILHSAIANARQKGINVQVGNLYVKNAFVDQGPTLKRIQPRAMGRAYRICKRTSHITIVVDEY; encoded by the coding sequence ATGGAAGCAAAAGCAAAGGCTAAATATATGCGTATTTCACCAAGAAAGGCAAGGCAGGTAACTACCCTTATTCAGGGTAAACCAGTGGAACAGGCGACTAATATGCTTAAATTTACGACTAAAAAAGCCTGCCGCATAGTTCAAAAAATATTGCATTCAGCTATCGCTAATGCCAGACAAAAAGGAATAAATGTCCAGGTAGGTAATTTATATGTCAAAAATGCCTTTGTTGACCAGGGACCTACTTTAAAACGAATTCAACCACGCGCTATGGGTAGGGCTTATCGAATTTGTAAAAGAACAAGTCATATCACCATAGTCGTGGATGAATATTAA
- the rpsS gene encoding 30S ribosomal protein S19 — MGRSIKKGPYIDAKLMDKIKKMNESGEKKVIKTWARRSTISPEFVGYTLAIHNGKKFIPVYITENMVGHKLGEFALTRTFRSHGSHTEKSRALK, encoded by the coding sequence ATGGGACGCTCAATTAAAAAAGGACCTTATATTGATGCTAAATTAATGGATAAGATTAAAAAGATGAATGAATCAGGGGAAAAAAAGGTAATCAAAACCTGGGCAAGACGCTCAACTATTTCCCCAGAATTTGTCGGATATACATTAGCCATTCATAATGGCAAAAAATTTATTCCGGTCTATATCACGGAAAATATGGTTGGACATAAACTGGGAGAATTCGCTCTGACTCGAACATTTAGGAGTCACGGCTCTCATACGGAAAAATCACGAGCATTGAAATAA
- the rplB gene encoding 50S ribosomal protein L2, which produces MAIKQYNPTSPGRRGMSVVGFDEITKKTPQKSLVISKPRSGGRNNQGRITVRFCGGAHKRFYRIIDFKRNKFGIEAKVAAIEYDPNRSAHIALLHYLDGEKRYILAPVGLKVGETVCAGEEVDIKPGNALPLRAIPTGTTIHNIELRKGKGGQMARGAGSSAQLTAKEGNYAHITLPSGEVRLVHVDCMATIGQVGNVEHENISIGKAGRTRWLGKRPHNRGVTMNPVDHPLGGGEGKTSGGRHPVSPWGKPTKGYRTRQNKRTQKFIVKRRGK; this is translated from the coding sequence ATGGCAATTAAACAATATAATCCTACTTCCCCTGGCAGACGAGGAATGAGTGTTGTAGGATTTGATGAGATTACAAAAAAAACACCACAGAAGTCATTAGTTATATCTAAACCGCGTTCAGGTGGTCGCAATAATCAAGGCAGAATAACTGTTCGGTTTTGTGGTGGTGCCCATAAACGATTCTATAGAATAATTGACTTTAAACGGAATAAATTTGGGATTGAGGCAAAGGTGGCGGCAATTGAATATGACCCAAATCGCTCTGCTCATATTGCCTTACTTCATTATTTAGATGGAGAAAAAAGGTATATCCTTGCTCCAGTGGGATTAAAGGTAGGTGAAACGGTATGTGCGGGTGAAGAAGTGGATATTAAACCAGGAAATGCACTTCCCTTACGAGCAATACCCACAGGAACAACTATTCATAACATTGAATTAAGAAAAGGCAAAGGTGGACAAATGGCGCGAGGAGCAGGTTCTTCTGCCCAATTAACTGCTAAAGAAGGGAATTATGCACATATTACCCTTCCTTCTGGTGAAGTTCGATTAGTCCATGTGGATTGTATGGCAACTATTGGACAGGTAGGAAATGTAGAACATGAAAATATTAGTATTGGCAAAGCAGGGAGAACTCGCTGGCTGGGTAAAAGACCTCATAATCGCGGGGTTACGATGAATCCTGTTGACCACCCACTCGGTGGCGGTGAAGGAAAAACATCAGGAGGAAGACATCCGGTGAGTCCATGGGGGAAACCAACGAAAGGTTATCGCACAAGACAAAATAAAAGAACCCAGAAATTTATTGTTAAAAGAAGAGGTAAATAA
- a CDS encoding 50S ribosomal protein L23, whose amino-acid sequence MISPYQIIKRPIITEKGTILRENNKYLFEVDINANKIEIKKAVEKIFGVKVTKVNTLIQYGKPKKVRFALGRRADFKKAMVTLKEGELISAFEA is encoded by the coding sequence ATGATTAGTCCGTATCAAATTATTAAAAGACCTATTATTACTGAAAAAGGAACTATCTTGAGAGAGAATAATAAATATCTCTTTGAGGTGGATATAAATGCTAATAAGATTGAGATTAAAAAAGCAGTGGAAAAGATATTCGGCGTAAAGGTAACGAAGGTCAATACCTTAATTCAATATGGTAAGCCAAAAAAGGTTAGATTTGCACTGGGTAGAAGAGCTGATTTTAAAAAGGCAATGGTAACTCTAAAAGAGGGAGAGCTTATATCTGCATTCGAAGCATAA
- the rplD gene encoding 50S ribosomal protein L4, whose protein sequence is MDVNLYNIKGDILEQIELPKTIFNQEISNGCIYDSVKAYLANQRHGTACIKHRGEVSGSGKKPWRQKGTGRARVGSSRNPIWKGGGVAFGPKPHSFKIKIPDKINQKALISALIDKAINEKIVVVDSLKVESPKTSIMAKILKTLNLTKPLIVLDQPDKNLYLSVRNLKGTEMILASNLNPYKILLHEKLLFTKRALSKLEDRLRITA, encoded by the coding sequence ATGGATGTTAATTTATATAATATCAAAGGGGATATTTTAGAGCAAATCGAGCTTCCCAAAACTATATTTAATCAAGAGATAAGCAATGGTTGTATTTATGACTCGGTAAAGGCATATCTTGCTAATCAACGACATGGAACTGCCTGTATTAAACATCGTGGTGAGGTAAGTGGAAGTGGGAAAAAACCATGGCGACAAAAAGGCACCGGAAGAGCACGAGTCGGAAGTAGTCGAAACCCAATCTGGAAAGGTGGCGGCGTGGCTTTTGGACCTAAACCACATAGCTTTAAAATTAAAATCCCAGATAAAATTAACCAGAAAGCACTTATTTCAGCATTAATTGATAAAGCCATAAATGAGAAAATAGTCGTTGTGGATTCCTTAAAGGTAGAATCACCAAAAACATCGATTATGGCAAAAATATTAAAAACCTTAAATTTGACAAAACCGTTGATTGTTTTAGACCAGCCAGATAAAAATCTATATTTATCTGTCCGTAATTTAAAAGGCACTGAGATGATTTTAGCGTCAAATTTGAATCCATATAAAATACTGTTGCATGAAAAACTCCTGTTCACAAAAAGGGCATTATCTAAGTTAGAAGATAGATTAAGGATAACGGCTTAA
- the rplC gene encoding 50S ribosomal protein L3 has translation MSTGLIGKKIKMSQVFDANSGDVIPVTVLEVGPCIIVQKKTKDKEGYDSLQLGFGDVKQSKINKPVAGHFKNAAVKVKRYLREFRITDIDNYQVGQELKVDIFKAGDYVDVTGISKGKGFTGVVKRYGWTGGKKSHGSMFHRAPGSIGQSSFPSRVYKGHGLPGRMGGTQVTMQNLKIIKVNEKENRLLIEGAIPGRRGGLITIKKAVKKGNK, from the coding sequence ATGTCCACAGGACTTATAGGTAAGAAAATAAAGATGTCGCAAGTATTCGATGCTAATAGTGGAGATGTTATTCCAGTAACAGTGCTTGAGGTTGGGCCATGTATTATTGTCCAGAAGAAAACCAAAGATAAAGAAGGATATGATAGCCTACAATTAGGTTTTGGGGATGTAAAACAGAGTAAAATTAATAAACCCGTTGCTGGACACTTTAAAAATGCGGCAGTTAAAGTTAAACGGTATTTACGAGAATTTAGAATTACAGATATTGATAATTATCAGGTAGGTCAAGAGCTAAAAGTTGATATTTTTAAAGCAGGCGATTATGTTGATGTAACTGGAATATCCAAAGGAAAAGGATTTACTGGTGTGGTTAAACGCTATGGTTGGACAGGTGGAAAGAAGTCGCATGGGTCAATGTTTCATCGTGCACCAGGCTCTATTGGCCAGAGCTCTTTTCCTTCCAGAGTTTATAAAGGACACGGCCTTCCAGGACGAATGGGTGGAACTCAAGTAACAATGCAAAACCTTAAGATAATTAAGGTAAATGAAAAAGAAAATAGATTGTTAATTGAAGGTGCTATCCCTGGTCGCCGGGGAGGACTAATAACGATTAAAAAGGCAGTCAAAAAAGGAAATAAATAA
- the rpsJ gene encoding 30S ribosomal protein S10 yields MAQKIRIRLKAYDHRLLDQSAKEIISTAKRSGAKVSGPIPLPVKISKWTVLRSPHVDKKSREQFEMRIHKRLLDILEPTVDTVSALMKINLPAGVDVEIKL; encoded by the coding sequence ATGGCACAAAAAATTAGGATTAGACTGAAGGCGTATGACCATAGGCTGTTAGATCAGTCGGCAAAAGAGATTATATCTACAGCCAAAAGAAGCGGGGCAAAGGTATCAGGACCGATACCTCTACCAGTAAAAATAAGCAAATGGACTGTTTTACGCTCCCCTCATGTAGATAAAAAGTCCAGAGAACAATTTGAGATGCGCATTCACAAAAGATTACTGGATATTTTAGAACCAACGGTTGATACCGTATCGGCTTTAATGAAGATAAATTTACCCGCAGGTGTAGATGTAGAAATTAAATTATAA
- a CDS encoding EF-Tu/IF-2/RF-3 family GTPase, translated as KECPHCGAIHNLMEAIDTYIPLPKREKDKPFLLAVEDVFSITGRGTVATGRAERGVIKTGDAVEIVGIKPTQTSVVTGVEMFRKTLDQGEAGDNIGLLLRGIDKEKIERGQVIAAPGTITPHTKFKAEVYVLKKEEGGRHTPFFKGYRPQFYFRTTDVTGAIELPEGIEMVMPGDNVNMTVELITPIAMEKEVRFAIREGGHTVGAGVVTEVIA; from the coding sequence AGAAAGAATGTCCTCATTGTGGGGCAATACATAATTTGATGGAGGCGATAGATACATATATACCCCTTCCGAAGCGAGAGAAGGATAAGCCATTTTTATTGGCAGTGGAGGATGTATTTTCGATTACTGGCCGAGGGACAGTGGCAACAGGTAGAGCAGAACGAGGGGTGATAAAGACAGGGGATGCGGTAGAAATAGTAGGGATAAAACCGACGCAGACATCAGTTGTTACAGGGGTTGAGATGTTCAGGAAGACATTAGACCAGGGAGAGGCAGGAGATAATATTGGGTTATTATTACGAGGGATAGATAAAGAGAAGATAGAGCGAGGACAGGTAATTGCGGCACCAGGGACAATAACACCACATACGAAGTTCAAGGCAGAGGTATATGTATTGAAAAAGGAAGAGGGTGGCAGACATACACCATTTTTTAAAGGGTATCGACCTCAATTTTATTTTCGGACCACAGATGTAACTGGGGCAATAGAATTGCCAGAAGGGATAGAGATGGTAATGCCAGGAGACAATGTGAATATGACGGTCGAATTAATCACACCGATTGCGATGGAGAAAGAGGTTCGATTTGCCATTCGAGAAGGTGGACATACCGTAGGAGCAGGTGTAGTGACTGAGGTGATTGCATAA